In the Pithys albifrons albifrons isolate INPA30051 chromosome 3, PitAlb_v1, whole genome shotgun sequence genome, one interval contains:
- the SCYL2 gene encoding SCY1-like protein 2 isoform X4: MESMLNKLKSTVTKVTADVTSAVMGNPVTREFDVGRHIASGGNGLAWKIFNGTKKSTKQEVAVFVFDKKLIDKYQKFEKDQIIDSLKRGVQQLTRLRHPRLLTVQHPLEESRDCLAFCTEPVCASLANVLGNWDNLPSPLPSDIKEYKLYDVETKYGLLQVSEGLSFLHSSVKMVHGNITPENIILNKSGAWKIMGFDFCIQSTNPSEQEPKFPCKEWDPNLPSLCLPNPEYLAPEYILSVSCETASDMYSLGAVMYAVFNKGKPIFEVNKQDIYKSFSRQLDQLSRLSSSTLQNIPEEVREHVKLLLNVAPAVRPDADQMTKIPFFDDVGAMTLQYFDSLFQRDNLQKSQFFKGLPKVLPKLPKRVIIQRILPCLTSEFVNPDMVPFVLPNVLLIAEECTKEEYIRLILPDLSPVFKQQEPIQILLIFLQKMDLLLTKTPPDEIKNSVLPMVYRALEAPSIQIQELCLNIIPTFANLIDYPSMKNSLIPRIKNACLQTSSLAVRVNSLVCLGKILEYLDKWFVLDDILPFLQQIPSKEPAVLMGILGIYKCTFTHKKLGITKEQLAGKVLPHLIPLSIENNLNLNQFNSFICVIKDMLNRLEAEHKTKLEQLHVMQEQQKSLDIANQMSVSEEARSSGTSNQIDKVFNSSGTDLLTSGSDSKENEMSSIQRKASLTLEEKQKLAKEQEQAQKLKSQQPLKPQTAAITPPVKQTKDLTDTLIDNMSSLTSHPINKAQVASSNSFSSVPSMGVGMGFSSPVDNTKRNMTNGLNTNMGFQTAGFSMGTGLATQNFFSGPSATGATKMNIVPTANMPNYSPMNAASTISPLTQQNRPPDMSALDNLFGPQKPKVSMKQLAQQKSSQWGNQFVPPPGSPNASSSVLGPQMNMVGQPGFGIQGNPFFSPQNFVQPANTMTNSSSASNDLKDLFG; the protein is encoded by the exons ATGGAGTCCATGCTGAATAAATTGAAGAGTACCGTTACAAAGGTGACGGCTGATGTCACCAGTGCAGTCATGGGAAACCCTGTCACCAGGGAATTCGATGTTGGCAGACATATTGCCAGTGGAGGTAATGGTCTTGCTTGGAAGATATTTAATGGAActaaaaaatcaacaaaacag GAAGTGGCTGTTTTTGTCTTTGATAAGAAGCTAATAGACAAGTATCAAAAATTTGAGAAAGACCAAATTATTGATTCTTTAAAACGAGGTGTTCAACAACTAACCAGGCTTCGACACCCTCGACTACTTACTGTTCAACATCCATTGGAAGAATCCAG AGATTGCTTGGCATTTTGTACAGAACCAGTCTGTGCGAGTTTAGCCAATGTTCTTGGGAACTGGGACAATCTACCTTCTCCTTTACCATCTGACATTAAAGAATACAAACTTTATGATGTGGAGACCAAATATGGTTTGCTACAG GTTTCTGAAGGCTTGTCATTTTTGCATAGTAGTGTAAAAATGGTCCATGGAAATATTACTcctgaaaatataattttgaataAGAGTGGAGCATGGAAAATTATGGGCTTTGATTTTTGTATCCAGTCAACAAATCCATCTGAACAGGAG CCAAAGTTCCCTTGTAAGGAATGGGATCCAAACTTGCCATCCTTGTGTCTTCCAAATCCTGAGTATCTGGCACCAGAATATATTCTCTCTGTAAGCTGTGAGACTGCCAGTGATATGTACTCTCTTGGAGCTGTTATGTATGCAGTGTTTAATAAAGGAAAACCAATTTTTGAGGTCAACAAGCAAGATATTTATAAAAGCTTTAGTAGACAGCTGGATCAG CTGAGCCGTTTAAGCTCCAGTACTCTTCAGAATATACCAGAGGAGGTGCGGGAACATGTCAAGCTACTCTTAAATGTAGCTCCAGCAGTCAGACCAGATGCAGATCAAATGACTAAG ATACCATTCTTCGATGATGTAGGAGCAATGACACTTCAATATTTCGATTCATTATTTCAAAGGGATAACCTGCAGAAATCACAGTTTTTTAAAGGACTACCAAAGGTTCTGCCAAAACTACCTAAG cgTGTTATAATTCAGCGAATTTTGCCTTGTTTGACTTCTGAATTTGTGAATCCTGATATGGTACCCTTCGTCTTGCCTAACGTTCTCTTAATTGCTGAAGAATGCACCAAAGAAGAATATATCAGGCTCATTTTGCCTGATCTTAGTCCTGTTTTTAAGCAGCAAGAACCAATTCAG ATACTGTTAATCTTCCTTCAAAAAATGGACTTGCTTCTAACCAAAACTCCACCAGACGAAATAAAGAACAGCGTTCTACCAATGGTTTATAGAGCCTTGGAAGCACCATCAATTCAGATCCAG gagcTTTGCCTAAACATAATTCCCACATTCGCCAATTTAATAGATTACCCATCAATGAAAAATTCATTAATTCCaagaattaaaaatgcatgtttgcAGACATCTTCTCTTGCT GTCCGGGTAAACTCACTAGTGTGCTTGGGCAAGATTTTGGAGTACTTGGATAAATGGTTTGTGCTTGATGATATTTTACCTTTTCTACAACAAATTCCATCAAAGGAACCTGCAGTGCTTATGGGAATTTTAG GTATTTACAAATGTACATTCACTCACAAGAAGCTGGGAATTACCAAAGAACAGCTTGCAGGAAAAGTATTGCCCCATCTAATTCCTCTTAGTATTGAGAACAATCTTAATCTCAATCAG ttcaATTCTTTTATTTGTGTTATAAAAGATATGCTTAACAGATTGGAGGCAGAGCATAAAACAAAACTGGAGCAACTCCATGTCATGCAAGAGCAACAGAA ATCTTTGGATATAGCTAACCAAATGAGTGTGTCTGAAGAGGCAAGATCTAGTGGTACAAGCAATCAG ATCGACAAGGTATTTAATAGTAGTGGAACTGACCTTCTAACTAGTGGATCTGACAGTAAGGAGAATGAGATGTCATCGATACAGAGAAAG GCATCACTTACACTGGAAGAGAAGCAAAAGTTAGCTAAAGAACAAGAACAGGCACAGAAACTAAAAAGCCAGCAACCTCTTAAGCCACAAACAGCTGCAATAACACCACCAGTGAAGCAG ACAAAAGACTTGACAGATACCTTGATAGATAATATGTCGTCTTTGACTAGTCATCCTATCAACAAAGCTCAAGTCGCATCTTCAAACAGCTTCTCTTCTGTTCCTTCTATGGGTGTTGGAATGGGATTTTCATCACCCGTTGACAACACAAAGCGAAATATGACAAATGGACTAAATACAAATATGGGTTTTCAGACTGCTGGATTCAGTATGGGGACAGGTCTTGCCACTCAGAATTTCTTCAGTGGTCCGAGTGCAACAGGAGCAACCAAGATGAACATTGTACCAACTGCCAATATGCCAAATTACAGTCCTATGAATGCTGCATCTACAATCTCTCCACTGACACAGCAAAACAGACCCCCAGATATGTCTGCTTTAGATAATCTTTTTGGTCCTCAAAAACCAAAAGTTAGCATGAAACAGTTGGCTCAACAGAAATCAAGCCAGTGGGGTAATCAGTTTGTACCTCCGCCAGGGTCCCCAAATGCAAGCAGCTCAGTCTTGGGACCTCAGATGAACATGGTAGGACAGCCTGGCTTTGGTATACAGGGtaatcctttcttttctcctcagaaCTTTGTACAACCAGCAAACACAATGacaaacagcagctcagctaGTAATGACTTAAAAGATCTTTTTGGGTAA
- the SCYL2 gene encoding SCY1-like protein 2 isoform X3: MESMLNKLKSTVTKVTADVTSAVMGNPVTREFDVGRHIASGGNGLAWKIFNGTKKSTKQEVAVFVFDKKLIDKYQKFEKDQIIDSLKRGVQQLTRLRHPRLLTVQHPLEESRDCLAFCTEPVCASLANVLGNWDNLPSPLPSDIKEYKLYDVETKYGLLQVSEGLSFLHSSVKMVHGNITPENIILNKSGAWKIMGFDFCIQSTNPSEQEPKFPCKEWDPNLPSLCLPNPEYLAPEYILSVSCETASDMYSLGAVMYAVFNKGKPIFEVNKQDIYKSFSRQLDQLSRLSSSTLQNIPEEVREHVKLLLNVAPAVRPDADQMTKIPFFDDVGAMTLQYFDSLFQRDNLQKSQFFKGLPKVLPKLPKRVIIQRILPCLTSEFVNPDMVPFVLPNVLLIAEECTKEEYIRLILPDLSPVFKQQEPIQILLIFLQKMDLLLTKTPPDEIKNSVLPMVYRALEAPSIQIQELCLNIIPTFANLIDYPSMKNSLIPRIKNACLQTSSLAVRVNSLVCLGKILEYLDKWFVLDDILPFLQQIPSKEPAVLMGILGIYKCTFTHKKLGITKEQLAGKVLPHLIPLSIENNLNLNQFNSFICVIKDMLNRLEAEHKTKLEQLHVMQEQQKSLDIANQMSVSEEARSSGTSNQQIDKVFNSSGTDLLTSGSDSKENEMSSIQRKASLTLEEKQKLAKEQEQAQKLKSQQPLKPQTAAITPPVKQTKDLTDTLIDNMSSLTSHPINKAQVASSNSFSSVPSMGVGMGFSSPVDNTKRNMTNGLNTNMGFQTAGFSMGTGLATQNFFSGPSATGATKMNIVPTANMPNYSPMNAASTISPLTQQNRPPDMSALDNLFGPQKPKVSMKQLAQQKSSQWGNQFVPPPGSPNASSSVLGPQMNMVGQPGFGIQGNPFFSPQNFVQPANTMTNSSSASNDLKDLFG; this comes from the exons ATGGAGTCCATGCTGAATAAATTGAAGAGTACCGTTACAAAGGTGACGGCTGATGTCACCAGTGCAGTCATGGGAAACCCTGTCACCAGGGAATTCGATGTTGGCAGACATATTGCCAGTGGAGGTAATGGTCTTGCTTGGAAGATATTTAATGGAActaaaaaatcaacaaaacag GAAGTGGCTGTTTTTGTCTTTGATAAGAAGCTAATAGACAAGTATCAAAAATTTGAGAAAGACCAAATTATTGATTCTTTAAAACGAGGTGTTCAACAACTAACCAGGCTTCGACACCCTCGACTACTTACTGTTCAACATCCATTGGAAGAATCCAG AGATTGCTTGGCATTTTGTACAGAACCAGTCTGTGCGAGTTTAGCCAATGTTCTTGGGAACTGGGACAATCTACCTTCTCCTTTACCATCTGACATTAAAGAATACAAACTTTATGATGTGGAGACCAAATATGGTTTGCTACAG GTTTCTGAAGGCTTGTCATTTTTGCATAGTAGTGTAAAAATGGTCCATGGAAATATTACTcctgaaaatataattttgaataAGAGTGGAGCATGGAAAATTATGGGCTTTGATTTTTGTATCCAGTCAACAAATCCATCTGAACAGGAG CCAAAGTTCCCTTGTAAGGAATGGGATCCAAACTTGCCATCCTTGTGTCTTCCAAATCCTGAGTATCTGGCACCAGAATATATTCTCTCTGTAAGCTGTGAGACTGCCAGTGATATGTACTCTCTTGGAGCTGTTATGTATGCAGTGTTTAATAAAGGAAAACCAATTTTTGAGGTCAACAAGCAAGATATTTATAAAAGCTTTAGTAGACAGCTGGATCAG CTGAGCCGTTTAAGCTCCAGTACTCTTCAGAATATACCAGAGGAGGTGCGGGAACATGTCAAGCTACTCTTAAATGTAGCTCCAGCAGTCAGACCAGATGCAGATCAAATGACTAAG ATACCATTCTTCGATGATGTAGGAGCAATGACACTTCAATATTTCGATTCATTATTTCAAAGGGATAACCTGCAGAAATCACAGTTTTTTAAAGGACTACCAAAGGTTCTGCCAAAACTACCTAAG cgTGTTATAATTCAGCGAATTTTGCCTTGTTTGACTTCTGAATTTGTGAATCCTGATATGGTACCCTTCGTCTTGCCTAACGTTCTCTTAATTGCTGAAGAATGCACCAAAGAAGAATATATCAGGCTCATTTTGCCTGATCTTAGTCCTGTTTTTAAGCAGCAAGAACCAATTCAG ATACTGTTAATCTTCCTTCAAAAAATGGACTTGCTTCTAACCAAAACTCCACCAGACGAAATAAAGAACAGCGTTCTACCAATGGTTTATAGAGCCTTGGAAGCACCATCAATTCAGATCCAG gagcTTTGCCTAAACATAATTCCCACATTCGCCAATTTAATAGATTACCCATCAATGAAAAATTCATTAATTCCaagaattaaaaatgcatgtttgcAGACATCTTCTCTTGCT GTCCGGGTAAACTCACTAGTGTGCTTGGGCAAGATTTTGGAGTACTTGGATAAATGGTTTGTGCTTGATGATATTTTACCTTTTCTACAACAAATTCCATCAAAGGAACCTGCAGTGCTTATGGGAATTTTAG GTATTTACAAATGTACATTCACTCACAAGAAGCTGGGAATTACCAAAGAACAGCTTGCAGGAAAAGTATTGCCCCATCTAATTCCTCTTAGTATTGAGAACAATCTTAATCTCAATCAG ttcaATTCTTTTATTTGTGTTATAAAAGATATGCTTAACAGATTGGAGGCAGAGCATAAAACAAAACTGGAGCAACTCCATGTCATGCAAGAGCAACAGAA ATCTTTGGATATAGCTAACCAAATGAGTGTGTCTGAAGAGGCAAGATCTAGTGGTACAAGCAATCAG CAGATCGACAAGGTATTTAATAGTAGTGGAACTGACCTTCTAACTAGTGGATCTGACAGTAAGGAGAATGAGATGTCATCGATACAGAGAAAG GCATCACTTACACTGGAAGAGAAGCAAAAGTTAGCTAAAGAACAAGAACAGGCACAGAAACTAAAAAGCCAGCAACCTCTTAAGCCACAAACAGCTGCAATAACACCACCAGTGAAGCAG ACAAAAGACTTGACAGATACCTTGATAGATAATATGTCGTCTTTGACTAGTCATCCTATCAACAAAGCTCAAGTCGCATCTTCAAACAGCTTCTCTTCTGTTCCTTCTATGGGTGTTGGAATGGGATTTTCATCACCCGTTGACAACACAAAGCGAAATATGACAAATGGACTAAATACAAATATGGGTTTTCAGACTGCTGGATTCAGTATGGGGACAGGTCTTGCCACTCAGAATTTCTTCAGTGGTCCGAGTGCAACAGGAGCAACCAAGATGAACATTGTACCAACTGCCAATATGCCAAATTACAGTCCTATGAATGCTGCATCTACAATCTCTCCACTGACACAGCAAAACAGACCCCCAGATATGTCTGCTTTAGATAATCTTTTTGGTCCTCAAAAACCAAAAGTTAGCATGAAACAGTTGGCTCAACAGAAATCAAGCCAGTGGGGTAATCAGTTTGTACCTCCGCCAGGGTCCCCAAATGCAAGCAGCTCAGTCTTGGGACCTCAGATGAACATGGTAGGACAGCCTGGCTTTGGTATACAGGGtaatcctttcttttctcctcagaaCTTTGTACAACCAGCAAACACAATGacaaacagcagctcagctaGTAATGACTTAAAAGATCTTTTTGGGTAA
- the SCYL2 gene encoding SCY1-like protein 2 isoform X2, with amino-acid sequence MESMLNKLKSTVTKVTADVTSAVMGNPVTREFDVGRHIASGGNGLAWKIFNGTKKSTKQEVAVFVFDKKLIDKYQKFEKDQIIDSLKRGVQQLTRLRHPRLLTVQHPLEESRDCLAFCTEPVCASLANVLGNWDNLPSPLPSDIKEYKLYDVETKYGLLQVSEGLSFLHSSVKMVHGNITPENIILNKSGAWKIMGFDFCIQSTNPSEQEPKFPCKEWDPNLPSLCLPNPEYLAPEYILSVSCETASDMYSLGAVMYAVFNKGKPIFEVNKQDIYKSFSRQLDQLSRLSSSTLQNIPEEVREHVKLLLNVAPAVRPDADQMTKIPFFDDVGAMTLQYFDSLFQRDNLQKSQFFKGLPKVLPKLPKRVIIQRILPCLTSEFVNPDMVPFVLPNVLLIAEECTKEEYIRLILPDLSPVFKQQEPIQASNMILLIFLQKMDLLLTKTPPDEIKNSVLPMVYRALEAPSIQIQELCLNIIPTFANLIDYPSMKNSLIPRIKNACLQTSSLAVRVNSLVCLGKILEYLDKWFVLDDILPFLQQIPSKEPAVLMGILGIYKCTFTHKKLGITKEQLAGKVLPHLIPLSIENNLNLNQFNSFICVIKDMLNRLEAEHKTKLEQLHVMQEQQKSLDIANQMSVSEEARSSGTSNQIDKVFNSSGTDLLTSGSDSKENEMSSIQRKASLTLEEKQKLAKEQEQAQKLKSQQPLKPQTAAITPPVKQTKDLTDTLIDNMSSLTSHPINKAQVASSNSFSSVPSMGVGMGFSSPVDNTKRNMTNGLNTNMGFQTAGFSMGTGLATQNFFSGPSATGATKMNIVPTANMPNYSPMNAASTISPLTQQNRPPDMSALDNLFGPQKPKVSMKQLAQQKSSQWGNQFVPPPGSPNASSSVLGPQMNMVGQPGFGIQGNPFFSPQNFVQPANTMTNSSSASNDLKDLFG; translated from the exons ATGGAGTCCATGCTGAATAAATTGAAGAGTACCGTTACAAAGGTGACGGCTGATGTCACCAGTGCAGTCATGGGAAACCCTGTCACCAGGGAATTCGATGTTGGCAGACATATTGCCAGTGGAGGTAATGGTCTTGCTTGGAAGATATTTAATGGAActaaaaaatcaacaaaacag GAAGTGGCTGTTTTTGTCTTTGATAAGAAGCTAATAGACAAGTATCAAAAATTTGAGAAAGACCAAATTATTGATTCTTTAAAACGAGGTGTTCAACAACTAACCAGGCTTCGACACCCTCGACTACTTACTGTTCAACATCCATTGGAAGAATCCAG AGATTGCTTGGCATTTTGTACAGAACCAGTCTGTGCGAGTTTAGCCAATGTTCTTGGGAACTGGGACAATCTACCTTCTCCTTTACCATCTGACATTAAAGAATACAAACTTTATGATGTGGAGACCAAATATGGTTTGCTACAG GTTTCTGAAGGCTTGTCATTTTTGCATAGTAGTGTAAAAATGGTCCATGGAAATATTACTcctgaaaatataattttgaataAGAGTGGAGCATGGAAAATTATGGGCTTTGATTTTTGTATCCAGTCAACAAATCCATCTGAACAGGAG CCAAAGTTCCCTTGTAAGGAATGGGATCCAAACTTGCCATCCTTGTGTCTTCCAAATCCTGAGTATCTGGCACCAGAATATATTCTCTCTGTAAGCTGTGAGACTGCCAGTGATATGTACTCTCTTGGAGCTGTTATGTATGCAGTGTTTAATAAAGGAAAACCAATTTTTGAGGTCAACAAGCAAGATATTTATAAAAGCTTTAGTAGACAGCTGGATCAG CTGAGCCGTTTAAGCTCCAGTACTCTTCAGAATATACCAGAGGAGGTGCGGGAACATGTCAAGCTACTCTTAAATGTAGCTCCAGCAGTCAGACCAGATGCAGATCAAATGACTAAG ATACCATTCTTCGATGATGTAGGAGCAATGACACTTCAATATTTCGATTCATTATTTCAAAGGGATAACCTGCAGAAATCACAGTTTTTTAAAGGACTACCAAAGGTTCTGCCAAAACTACCTAAG cgTGTTATAATTCAGCGAATTTTGCCTTGTTTGACTTCTGAATTTGTGAATCCTGATATGGTACCCTTCGTCTTGCCTAACGTTCTCTTAATTGCTGAAGAATGCACCAAAGAAGAATATATCAGGCTCATTTTGCCTGATCTTAGTCCTGTTTTTAAGCAGCAAGAACCAATTCAG GCAAGCAACATG ATACTGTTAATCTTCCTTCAAAAAATGGACTTGCTTCTAACCAAAACTCCACCAGACGAAATAAAGAACAGCGTTCTACCAATGGTTTATAGAGCCTTGGAAGCACCATCAATTCAGATCCAG gagcTTTGCCTAAACATAATTCCCACATTCGCCAATTTAATAGATTACCCATCAATGAAAAATTCATTAATTCCaagaattaaaaatgcatgtttgcAGACATCTTCTCTTGCT GTCCGGGTAAACTCACTAGTGTGCTTGGGCAAGATTTTGGAGTACTTGGATAAATGGTTTGTGCTTGATGATATTTTACCTTTTCTACAACAAATTCCATCAAAGGAACCTGCAGTGCTTATGGGAATTTTAG GTATTTACAAATGTACATTCACTCACAAGAAGCTGGGAATTACCAAAGAACAGCTTGCAGGAAAAGTATTGCCCCATCTAATTCCTCTTAGTATTGAGAACAATCTTAATCTCAATCAG ttcaATTCTTTTATTTGTGTTATAAAAGATATGCTTAACAGATTGGAGGCAGAGCATAAAACAAAACTGGAGCAACTCCATGTCATGCAAGAGCAACAGAA ATCTTTGGATATAGCTAACCAAATGAGTGTGTCTGAAGAGGCAAGATCTAGTGGTACAAGCAATCAG ATCGACAAGGTATTTAATAGTAGTGGAACTGACCTTCTAACTAGTGGATCTGACAGTAAGGAGAATGAGATGTCATCGATACAGAGAAAG GCATCACTTACACTGGAAGAGAAGCAAAAGTTAGCTAAAGAACAAGAACAGGCACAGAAACTAAAAAGCCAGCAACCTCTTAAGCCACAAACAGCTGCAATAACACCACCAGTGAAGCAG ACAAAAGACTTGACAGATACCTTGATAGATAATATGTCGTCTTTGACTAGTCATCCTATCAACAAAGCTCAAGTCGCATCTTCAAACAGCTTCTCTTCTGTTCCTTCTATGGGTGTTGGAATGGGATTTTCATCACCCGTTGACAACACAAAGCGAAATATGACAAATGGACTAAATACAAATATGGGTTTTCAGACTGCTGGATTCAGTATGGGGACAGGTCTTGCCACTCAGAATTTCTTCAGTGGTCCGAGTGCAACAGGAGCAACCAAGATGAACATTGTACCAACTGCCAATATGCCAAATTACAGTCCTATGAATGCTGCATCTACAATCTCTCCACTGACACAGCAAAACAGACCCCCAGATATGTCTGCTTTAGATAATCTTTTTGGTCCTCAAAAACCAAAAGTTAGCATGAAACAGTTGGCTCAACAGAAATCAAGCCAGTGGGGTAATCAGTTTGTACCTCCGCCAGGGTCCCCAAATGCAAGCAGCTCAGTCTTGGGACCTCAGATGAACATGGTAGGACAGCCTGGCTTTGGTATACAGGGtaatcctttcttttctcctcagaaCTTTGTACAACCAGCAAACACAATGacaaacagcagctcagctaGTAATGACTTAAAAGATCTTTTTGGGTAA